In Granulicella tundricola MP5ACTX9, a single genomic region encodes these proteins:
- a CDS encoding DUF2199 domain-containing protein, producing the protein MPTKSLDERIVITRDQCVIDGTTFFLRGRTVIPILELKEPFYPGRMGGD; encoded by the coding sequence ATTCCGACCAAATCGTTAGATGAGCGCATCGTGATTACTCGCGATCAGTGCGTGATCGATGGCACGACCTTCTTCCTGCGAGGGCGCACCGTCATCCCAATCCTGGAACTGAAAGAACCTTTTTATCCGGGGCGTATGGGCGGAGATTAG